One Amblyomma americanum isolate KBUSLIRL-KWMA chromosome 8, ASM5285725v1, whole genome shotgun sequence DNA window includes the following coding sequences:
- the LOC144100963 gene encoding uncharacterized protein LOC144100963 → MQSRLCCVSVLLLCFCAIARSQSEPEASDVDDFYRSRFGNGDTSRMRVILGDTEGWVNPHDMLGTASEARSKRAQQQPQQQHHQSKLKKSSGAPPSEPISEDTTSPETRARIYSEIRARSAAESRKFSRYPAETERDETDASIVDGETATEDEVPAPSCGNQRCDCDCKALRRESKKCAEQVKQLRLSQVLVDGAHDREFIYLRRLALNVIYSAKFGSDEMPSNVKFEILLSSDDVATLEKLATNAGTKSSQLEQKLSTILSSSVVTPDELPHGANALLGRLAQAWGHTMGPVDVRFAVPLCGVLGVVVIAFIWGRAWKVIIVMSAFYFLVLSFVWHWALCYQVEHARRDAYISRNEVPPEHCRPGYTPSWMQWALGRENSAECDKYYESLHIDPVWQVNPLFVLTELLSKALFNPLANMGTALGQFARNFAEHQTWWSMLNNVVNVICVCVLGLFAAMVFGKLFLFFLTTFYWNTPRRPQHERVEEVPASELTHSFAPRPKIRPPRQEQLCEHHEEIAEDEVSCEEDEVVEDTEESNKIAGGDMWQKTENVKVPEKT, encoded by the exons ATGCAGTCGAGATTGTGTTGCGTCAGCGTCCTCCTACTGTGCTTCTGCGCGATCGCGCGGAGTCAGTCGGAACCCGAGGCCTCCGACGTCGACGATTTCTACAGGAGTCGTTTCGGCAATGGAGATACATCTCGGATGCGCGTCATTCTCGGGGACACCGAGGGCTGGGTTAACCCGCACGACATGCTGGGAACCGCCAGCGAGGCACGCAGTAAGCGAGCGCAGCAACAACCGCAGCAGCAACACCACCAGTCCAAGTTGAAGAAGAGCTCCGGCGCTCCGCCGTCCGAACCCATCTCAGAGGACACGACTTCTCCCGAGACCAGGGCCCGAATCTACAGCGAGATCAGGGCTCGATCGGCCGCCGAGAGCAGGAAGTTCAGCCGTTATCCCGCCGAAACCGAACGAGACGAAACCGATGCGAGCATAGTCGATGGCGAGACCGCGACCGAGGATGAAGTCCCAGCGCCGAGTTGCGGCAACCAGCGCTGCGACTGTGACTGCAAGGCGCTGAGGCGCGAATCCAAGAAGTGCGCCGAACAAGTTAAGCAGCTGCGGCTTAGCCAAGTGCTCGTGGATGGCGCGCACGATAGGGAGTTTATATACCTCAGACGCCTGGCGCTCAACGTCATCTACAGCGCCAAGTTCGGCAGCGACGAGATGCCGTCGAATGTCAAGTTCGAGATCCTCCTCTCCTCGGACGAC GTGGCGACACTGGAAAAACTCGCCACGAATGCAGGAACGAAGTCATCGCAGCTGGAGCAGAAGCTGTCAACAATCTTGTCCAGCTCGGTGGTGACCCCGGACGAATTGCCGCATGGCGCCAACGCCCTCCTGGGGCGCCTGGCTCAGGCTTGGGGCCATACCATGGGCCCCGTAGACGTGCGGTTTGCGGTCCCGCTTTGCGGTGTTCTGGGCGTGGTTGTCATCGCGTTCATTTGGGGCCGCGCATGGAAGGTTATCATCGTGATGAGTGCCTTCTACTTCCTGGTGCTTAGCTTCGTCTGGCACTGGGCTCTCTGCTACCAG GTGGAGCACGCGCGACGGGACGCGTACATCTCGCGTAATGAAGTTCCACCAGAGCACTGCCGTCCAGGCTACACCCCAAGTTGGATGCAGTGGGCTCTCGGACGTGAGAACAGCGCCGAGTGCGACAAGTACTACGAAAGCCTCCACATTGACCCTGTGTGGCAG GTCAATCCGCTGTTCGTGTTGACCGAGCTGTTGTCCAAGGCCCTGTTCAACCCACTTGCCAACATGGGCACCGCGCTCGGGCAGTTTGCACGCAACTTTGCGGAGCACCAGACCTGGTGGAGCATGCTCAACAACGTTGTCAACGTCATCTGCGTCTGCGTTCTAGGCCTTTTTGCGGCCATGGTCTTTGGAAAGTTGTTTCTGTTTTTCCTCACCACTTTCTATTGGAACACGCCCAGAAGACCACAACATGAGCGTGTTGAAGAAGTGCCGGCATCTGAACTGACGCACTCATTTGCACCACGTCCTAAGATCAGGCCGCCGCGACAAGAGCAACTCTGTGAACATCATGAAGAAATTGCCGAAGATGAGGTCTCGTGTGAAGAGGATGAAGTAGTTGAGGACACTGAAGAGAGCAACAAAATAGCTGGTGGGGACATGTGGCAGAAAACGGAGAATGTGAAAGTGCCTGAAAAAACTTAA